One stretch of Bosea vaviloviae DNA includes these proteins:
- a CDS encoding YciI family protein codes for MRFMIIVKATKDSEAGLMPSTELLAAMGAYNEELVKAGIMLAGDGLHPSTKGARIRFDGEKRAVVDGPFAETKELIAGFWIWQCKSWDEAIEWVKRCPNPMTGPSEIEIRQIFEAEDFGAEFTPELRAQEERVWAEAKKNAG; via the coding sequence ATGCGTTTCATGATCATCGTCAAGGCTACCAAGGACAGCGAAGCCGGTCTCATGCCGAGCACGGAGCTGCTTGCCGCGATGGGCGCCTATAATGAGGAGCTGGTGAAGGCCGGCATCATGCTGGCGGGCGACGGGCTGCATCCGAGCACCAAGGGCGCGCGCATCCGGTTCGATGGCGAGAAGCGCGCCGTCGTCGACGGGCCCTTCGCCGAGACCAAGGAACTGATCGCCGGCTTCTGGATCTGGCAGTGCAAGTCCTGGGACGAGGCGATCGAATGGGTCAAGCGCTGCCCCAACCCGATGACGGGACCGTCCGAGATCGAGATCCGCCAGATCTTCGAGGCGGAGGATTTCGGTGCGGAATTCACGCCCGAGCTGCGCGCGCAGGAAGAGCGCGTCTGGGCCGAGGCCAAGAAAAACGCGGGCTGA
- a CDS encoding dihydroorotase, which translates to MPQTYDVILKGGTVVNQDGRVARDLGITGGKIVALGDLSRASAAEIVDCTGLHILPGVIDSQVHFREPGLDHKEDLETGSRAAVLGGVTTVFEMPNTIPQTTDEAALADKIRRGRHRMHCDFAFWVGGTHENAKHVAELERLPGAAGIKVFMGSSTGDLLVEDDNGVAEILKRTRRRAAFHSEDETMLRERMGLRVAGDPSSHPVWRSPEVALTCTQRLVRIARETGARVHILHISTAEEMVFLKDHKDVATVEVLPNHLTLVAPDCYERLGTYAQMNPPIRDDSHRQRIWWGVEQGIVDVLGSDHAPHTHEEKHHAYPASHSGMPGVQTLVPIMLDHVNAGRLTLERFVDLSSHGPQRIFGLEGKGRIAAGYDADLTIVDLKRRETITNEWAASKCGWTPYDGVTVTGWPVGTYVRGQKVMWESEIVTPAQGEPARFLEALPR; encoded by the coding sequence ATGCCGCAGACCTACGATGTCATCCTCAAGGGCGGCACTGTGGTGAACCAGGATGGCCGCGTCGCGCGCGACCTCGGCATCACCGGCGGCAAGATCGTCGCGCTCGGCGATCTCTCCCGCGCCTCTGCGGCTGAGATCGTCGATTGCACCGGCCTGCATATCCTGCCCGGCGTGATCGACTCGCAGGTGCATTTCCGCGAGCCGGGGCTCGACCACAAGGAGGATCTGGAGACCGGTTCGCGTGCCGCCGTGCTGGGCGGCGTCACCACCGTCTTCGAGATGCCCAACACCATTCCCCAGACCACGGACGAGGCGGCGCTCGCCGACAAGATCCGGCGCGGGCGCCACCGCATGCATTGCGACTTCGCCTTCTGGGTCGGCGGCACGCATGAGAACGCCAAGCATGTCGCCGAGCTGGAGCGCTTGCCCGGCGCCGCCGGTATCAAGGTGTTCATGGGTTCCTCGACCGGCGACCTCCTGGTCGAGGACGACAACGGCGTCGCCGAGATCCTGAAGCGCACGCGCCGGCGCGCCGCCTTCCACTCCGAGGACGAGACCATGCTGCGCGAGCGCATGGGCCTGCGCGTCGCGGGCGATCCGTCGAGCCACCCGGTCTGGCGCTCGCCGGAGGTGGCGCTGACCTGCACGCAGCGGCTGGTGCGGATTGCGCGCGAGACCGGCGCGCGCGTCCACATCCTGCACATCTCGACCGCCGAGGAGATGGTCTTCCTGAAAGACCACAAGGATGTCGCCACCGTCGAGGTGCTGCCGAATCACCTGACGCTGGTCGCGCCCGATTGCTATGAGCGGCTCGGTACCTATGCCCAGATGAACCCGCCGATCCGCGACGACAGCCATCGCCAGCGCATCTGGTGGGGCGTGGAGCAGGGCATTGTCGATGTGCTCGGCTCCGACCATGCGCCCCATACCCATGAGGAGAAGCACCACGCCTATCCCGCCAGCCATTCCGGCATGCCGGGCGTGCAGACGCTGGTTCCGATCATGCTCGACCATGTCAATGCCGGCAGGCTCACGCTCGAGCGCTTCGTCGATCTCTCGAGCCATGGCCCGCAGCGCATCTTCGGGCTCGAAGGCAAGGGCCGGATCGCCGCCGGCTACGACGCCGATCTCACCATCGTCGATCTCAAGCGCCGGGAGACGATCACCAATGAGTGGGCCGCCTCGAAATGTGGCTGGACGCCCTATGACGGCGTTACCGTCACCGGCTGGCCGGTCGGCACCTATGTGCGCGGGCAGAAGGTGATGTGGGAGAGCGAGATCGTCACACCAGCTCAGGGTGAGCCGGCGCGCTTCCTGGAGGCGCTGCCGCGCTAG
- a CDS encoding NAD(P)H-dependent flavin oxidoreductase: MTITTLLTRMLGVRHPILLAAMDLVADAGLTRVVSEAGGFGILGGGYGDAAWLGRELPKLVEAREASPFRFGVGFITWGLARQPELLDLTLAAKPDAVWLSFGDPEPFADKIKAAGARLICQVQSVEMARDAVAKGADIIVAQGSEAGGHGASRGTFALVPAVVDAVADRAIVVAAGGVADGRGLAAALMLGAQGVVLGTRLYASLEAAGHAAAKERIVAASGDDTVRGLIFDISRQNVWPAPFTGRCLVNAHVERWSGREVALMQNIRTEAPRYQAAREAGDFDIAAVIAGEGAGLVREVLPAATIVTEIVETAEALLANGQGGSFSLGAV; the protein is encoded by the coding sequence ATGACGATCACGACTCTTCTGACCCGGATGCTAGGCGTCAGGCATCCCATCCTGCTCGCAGCTATGGATCTCGTAGCTGATGCTGGGCTGACGCGCGTGGTCTCGGAGGCCGGTGGTTTCGGCATATTGGGCGGCGGTTATGGCGATGCCGCCTGGCTAGGCAGGGAGCTTCCCAAGCTGGTGGAGGCCCGCGAGGCGTCGCCCTTTCGTTTCGGCGTCGGCTTCATCACCTGGGGCCTGGCCAGGCAGCCGGAACTGCTCGACCTCACGCTCGCTGCCAAGCCCGACGCGGTCTGGCTCTCCTTCGGTGATCCTGAACCTTTTGCCGACAAGATCAAGGCTGCCGGAGCGCGCCTGATCTGCCAGGTGCAGTCGGTCGAGATGGCGCGCGACGCGGTGGCGAAGGGGGCCGACATCATCGTGGCGCAAGGGTCGGAAGCCGGCGGGCACGGCGCATCGCGCGGCACCTTCGCGCTGGTGCCGGCGGTCGTCGATGCGGTCGCTGACCGCGCGATCGTGGTCGCGGCGGGTGGCGTGGCCGATGGGCGCGGGCTCGCGGCGGCCTTGATGCTGGGCGCCCAGGGCGTCGTCCTCGGCACGCGGCTCTATGCCAGCCTGGAGGCAGCAGGCCATGCGGCGGCGAAGGAGCGCATCGTCGCGGCCTCCGGTGACGACACGGTTCGCGGGCTGATCTTCGACATCTCGCGCCAGAATGTCTGGCCTGCGCCCTTCACCGGCCGCTGCCTGGTGAATGCGCATGTCGAGCGCTGGAGCGGGCGCGAGGTCGCATTGATGCAGAATATCCGGACCGAGGCGCCGCGCTATCAGGCGGCGCGCGAGGCGGGCGATTTCGACATCGCCGCCGTCATCGCCGGTGAAGGGGCAGGGCTGGTGCGCGAGGTTTTGCCCGCCGCGACGATCGTCACCGAGATCGTCGAGACTGCCGAAGCGCTGCTGGCGAACGGGCAGGGCGGTTCGTTCAGCCTCGGGGCCGTGTAG
- a CDS encoding winged helix-turn-helix transcriptional regulator, with product MSVRINLPETCGLGLALTVIGGRWKSAILWELHERPLRFGVLRRRLPGISEKVLYEQLREMERDGVVRREAFEEAVLRVEYSLTPAGTALNDAAHVLAQWGLAHGERAKLPVAAE from the coding sequence ATGTCGGTCAGGATCAACTTGCCGGAGACATGCGGCCTCGGACTGGCGCTGACGGTGATCGGCGGCCGCTGGAAGTCGGCAATCCTGTGGGAGCTGCATGAGCGGCCGCTACGCTTCGGCGTGTTGCGCCGGCGTCTGCCGGGGATCAGCGAGAAGGTGCTTTACGAGCAGCTGCGCGAAATGGAGCGCGACGGTGTCGTCAGGCGTGAGGCCTTCGAGGAAGCGGTGCTGCGGGTTGAATACTCACTGACGCCGGCCGGGACGGCGCTCAACGATGCGGCCCATGTGCTGGCGCAGTGGGGCCTCGCCCATGGCGAGCGGGCCAAGCTCCCGGTCGCGGCCGAATGA
- a CDS encoding NAD(P)-dependent oxidoreductase, with translation MCAHAPVRRANCETYDHRHRPRPHGLGPCPRLPCRGFATHVWNRSPDKAAALADQGASVAPSVSAAAAVADIAVVCVSTYADSDRLLRSPEVAAALRGKLIVQLSSGSPNQAREQAQWAAHNDTAYLDGAIMATPNFIGEPGGTILYSGPQALFEANRPVFAALGGNSQFIGEDVGHASALDLALLGQMWGALFGQLQAAAICQAEGITLDLFEGHRQAFFPVVEGALVDLITRIRDKRFAGDATTLASIDVHYGAFSLLLQLCSERGLNDLVPKAQDSLFRRAIADGQRQDDFAAIAQFTR, from the coding sequence ATCTGCGCGCATGCACCTGTCAGGAGAGCAAACTGTGAAACCTACGATCACCGTCATCGGCCTCGGCCGCATGGGCTCGGCCCTTGCCCGCGCCTTCCTTGCCGCGGCTTCGCCACGCATGTCTGGAATCGCTCGCCCGACAAGGCGGCTGCGCTCGCCGACCAGGGTGCGAGCGTCGCACCGTCGGTGTCTGCCGCCGCCGCGGTAGCCGACATCGCCGTCGTCTGCGTCAGCACCTATGCCGATTCGGACAGGCTGCTTCGGTCGCCCGAGGTTGCAGCCGCCCTGCGCGGCAAGCTGATCGTCCAGCTCTCCTCCGGCTCGCCGAACCAGGCCCGCGAGCAGGCGCAGTGGGCGGCCCACAACGACACCGCCTATCTCGACGGAGCGATCATGGCGACGCCGAACTTCATCGGCGAGCCCGGCGGCACGATCCTCTATTCCGGACCGCAAGCCCTGTTCGAGGCGAACCGGCCCGTCTTCGCCGCACTCGGCGGCAACTCGCAATTCATCGGAGAGGATGTCGGCCATGCCTCGGCGCTGGACCTCGCCTTGCTCGGCCAGATGTGGGGTGCCCTCTTCGGCCAGTTGCAGGCGGCAGCGATCTGCCAGGCCGAGGGCATTACGCTCGACCTGTTCGAGGGGCATCGCCAGGCCTTCTTTCCCGTGGTCGAGGGCGCACTGGTCGACCTGATCACCCGCATCCGCGACAAGCGCTTTGCCGGCGACGCGACGACGCTCGCCTCGATCGACGTTCATTACGGCGCCTTCAGCCTGCTGCTGCAGCTCTGCAGTGAGCGCGGCCTGAACGATCTTGTCCCAAAGGCTCAGGACAGCCTGTTCCGCAGGGCGATCGCTGACGGGCAGCGCCAGGACGACTTCGCCGCCATCGCTCAGTTCACACGCTGA
- a CDS encoding YciI family protein, protein MRFMVMVKATTDSEAGAQPTQELLDAMMAYNEELVKAGIMKGGDGLQPSSKGARVQFDGAKRSVVDGPFAETKELVAGFWLWECKSLDEAIAWVKRCPNPMPGPSEIEIRPLYELADFGEIVTPETAATWDRLKTEIGDKS, encoded by the coding sequence ATGCGTTTCATGGTGATGGTCAAGGCGACGACCGACAGCGAAGCCGGCGCGCAGCCGACCCAGGAGCTGCTCGACGCGATGATGGCTTATAACGAGGAACTCGTGAAAGCCGGCATCATGAAGGGAGGCGATGGCCTGCAGCCGAGCTCGAAGGGCGCACGCGTGCAGTTCGACGGCGCCAAGCGGTCCGTCGTCGACGGCCCCTTCGCCGAGACCAAGGAGCTGGTCGCGGGCTTCTGGCTCTGGGAATGCAAGTCGCTCGACGAGGCGATCGCATGGGTCAAGCGCTGCCCCAATCCGATGCCCGGTCCCTCCGAAATCGAAATCCGCCCGCTCTACGAGCTGGCTGATTTCGGCGAGATCGTGACCCCGGAGACCGCGGCGACGTGGGATCGCCTCAAGACCGAGATCGGCGACAAGAGCTGA
- a CDS encoding TIGR02301 family protein, protein MKRAAILAMALMVALSLGEAAAQTQRPAANPPKPATEPGEPPPPPYEPQLLSLAEIMGSLAYLRTLCAGKEAEDWRARMTALLDAEGRTPQRRERLTSAYNRGFRAYSATHRSCTDGSQEASARLASEGERLARLLAGRYGG, encoded by the coding sequence GTGAAGCGGGCCGCGATCCTGGCCATGGCGCTGATGGTCGCGCTTTCGCTTGGCGAGGCTGCCGCGCAGACGCAACGCCCTGCCGCAAACCCGCCCAAGCCCGCGACTGAGCCGGGCGAGCCGCCACCCCCGCCTTACGAACCGCAGCTCCTGAGCCTGGCCGAGATCATGGGTTCGCTCGCCTATCTGCGCACCCTTTGCGCCGGCAAGGAGGCCGAGGATTGGCGCGCGCGCATGACCGCGCTGCTCGACGCCGAAGGCCGCACGCCGCAGCGCCGCGAACGCCTGACCAGCGCCTATAATCGCGGCTTCCGTGCCTATTCGGCGACGCATCGCAGCTGTACCGACGGCAGCCAGGAGGCCTCGGCGCGTCTGGCAAGCGAAGGCGAACGCCTCGCCCGGCTTCTCGCCGGCCGCTATGGCGGCTAG
- a CDS encoding GFA family protein yields MNSNNQRGPDLQRTASCGCRRLRLTLSGEPRRVYLCACSECRRATGSVFAHRAIFPESAIVATRGESSVWRRRSDAGRWIEQVFCPGCGGLVFMRAQAMPGAISVSVGSFADPGFPPPAAIHNQSHQPDWYCLADNVAKN; encoded by the coding sequence GTGAATTCGAACAACCAGCGAGGACCAGACCTGCAGCGCACAGCGAGCTGCGGTTGCCGACGCCTCAGGCTCACTCTCTCGGGCGAACCGCGCCGCGTCTATCTCTGCGCCTGCAGCGAATGCCGGCGCGCTACCGGCTCGGTCTTCGCCCATCGCGCCATCTTCCCGGAGAGCGCGATCGTCGCGACTCGCGGCGAGAGCTCCGTCTGGCGGCGTCGCAGCGATGCCGGCCGCTGGATCGAGCAGGTCTTCTGCCCGGGCTGCGGCGGCCTGGTCTTCATGCGGGCACAAGCAATGCCGGGCGCGATCTCGGTCTCGGTCGGCAGCTTCGCTGATCCCGGCTTTCCGCCGCCGGCCGCGATCCATAACCAGTCGCACCAGCCCGATTGGTATTGCCTTGCCGACAATGTCGCCAAGAACTGA
- a CDS encoding DNA-3-methyladenine glycosylase I, giving the protein MSGRAAIKGPDGKFRCVWPGTDPLYLAYHDTEWGVPEYDSRALFEKLILDGFQAGLAWITILRKRDAFRAGFANFEPEAIARFTEADVLRLLADPGIIRHRGKIEGAIKSARAYLAISEREPFADFLWKHLDGRVTQNAFRTHEEVPTQTAVSVAMGKELKAAGFTFCGPTIVYAFMEACGLVNDHLTGCFRWQECAVLARDARPVA; this is encoded by the coding sequence ATGAGCGGGCGCGCCGCCATCAAGGGGCCGGACGGGAAATTCCGCTGCGTCTGGCCGGGAACCGACCCGCTCTACCTCGCCTATCACGACACCGAATGGGGCGTGCCGGAATATGATTCCCGCGCCCTGTTCGAGAAGCTGATCCTCGACGGCTTCCAGGCCGGGCTCGCCTGGATCACCATCCTGCGCAAGCGCGACGCCTTCCGCGCCGGCTTCGCCAATTTCGAACCGGAGGCGATCGCCCGCTTCACCGAGGCCGATGTGCTGCGCCTGCTCGCCGACCCCGGCATCATCCGCCATCGCGGCAAGATCGAGGGCGCAATCAAGAGCGCGCGCGCCTATCTCGCCATCAGCGAGCGTGAGCCCTTCGCCGATTTCCTCTGGAAGCATCTCGACGGCCGGGTAACGCAGAACGCCTTCCGCACCCATGAGGAGGTGCCGACGCAGACGGCTGTGTCCGTTGCGATGGGCAAGGAGCTCAAGGCCGCCGGCTTCACCTTCTGCGGCCCGACCATCGTCTACGCCTTCATGGAGGCTTGCGGGCTGGTCAACGACCATCTCACCGGCTGCTTTCGCTGGCAGGAATGCGCCGTGCTGGCGCGCGACGCTCGCCCAGTGGCCTGA
- a CDS encoding acyloxyacyl hydrolase: MRIATLCLLSLFCLLSGLTMEVQAADAVALAPALPALARDVWISEIRGGAYLHDPTSPESGSVDLNLEVLSIKPFLPADPVLALLVPRFHLGGSLNTAGKTSHVYGGLTWAFDITPKLFVEGAFGLAFHHGDTGRYVPVGHAALGCTPLLREAGSLGYRLDANWTVMATVEHMSNAGLCNANRGLTNYGLKLGYIF, from the coding sequence ATGCGTATCGCTACGCTTTGCCTATTGTCGCTCTTTTGCCTGTTGTCCGGCCTGACCATGGAAGTCCAGGCAGCCGACGCAGTCGCGCTGGCACCCGCCTTGCCCGCTCTGGCGCGGGATGTGTGGATTTCCGAGATTCGCGGCGGCGCCTATCTGCATGATCCGACCAGCCCCGAAAGCGGCTCCGTCGACCTCAATCTCGAAGTCCTCTCGATAAAGCCGTTCCTGCCGGCCGATCCGGTTCTGGCGCTGCTGGTTCCGCGCTTCCATCTCGGCGGCTCGCTCAACACGGCCGGCAAGACCAGCCATGTCTATGGCGGCCTGACCTGGGCCTTCGACATCACCCCGAAACTCTTCGTCGAGGGCGCCTTCGGCCTTGCCTTCCATCATGGCGACACCGGCCGCTATGTGCCGGTGGGCCACGCCGCGCTCGGCTGCACACCGCTCCTGCGCGAGGCCGGCTCGCTCGGCTATCGCCTCGACGCCAATTGGACGGTGATGGCGACGGTCGAGCATATGTCCAATGCCGGCCTCTGCAACGCCAATCGCGGCCTCACCAATTACGGCCTGAAGCTCGGTTATATTTTCTAG
- a CDS encoding RNA polymerase sigma factor, whose product MSASDAHRAIETVFRIEAPKLIGGLVRLTRDIGRAEELAQDALVAALAQWPQDGVPRNPGAWLMQAAKHRAIDALRRDKLLQRKHEELGHDSETDALAMPDLDAALDDEVGDDLLRLIFIACHPVLSTEARLALTLRLLGGLTTEEIARAFLVPEPTMAQRLVRAKKALADARVPFEVPHGVELAQRLASVLEVVYLIFNEGYAATAGHDWVRPALCEEAMRLGRILAERAPLEPEVHGLVALMELQASRLRARLGPDGEPILLLDQNRARWDQLLIGRGLKALERAQRLAGAAPGPYLLQAALAACHARARTAEETDWRRIAALYAVLAAINPSPIVELNRAVAVSMAEGPAAGLVLVEALADEPALRGYHLLPSVHGDLLAKLGRHGEAAAAFDRAASLTRNAKERALLEERAATARGAAATG is encoded by the coding sequence ATGTCGGCGAGCGATGCACACCGCGCTATCGAGACGGTCTTCAGGATCGAGGCCCCCAAGCTGATCGGGGGTCTGGTGCGCCTGACCCGCGATATCGGGCGCGCCGAGGAGCTGGCGCAGGACGCGCTGGTCGCGGCGCTGGCGCAATGGCCGCAGGACGGTGTTCCGCGCAATCCCGGTGCCTGGCTGATGCAGGCGGCCAAGCATCGCGCCATCGATGCCCTGCGCCGCGACAAGCTGCTTCAGCGCAAGCATGAGGAACTCGGCCACGACAGCGAGACCGACGCGCTGGCGATGCCGGACCTCGACGCCGCGCTCGACGACGAGGTCGGCGACGACCTGCTGCGCCTGATCTTCATCGCCTGCCATCCCGTGCTCTCGACGGAAGCCAGGCTTGCCTTGACGCTGAGGCTGCTCGGCGGGCTGACGACGGAGGAGATCGCACGCGCCTTCCTCGTGCCGGAGCCGACCATGGCGCAGCGCCTGGTGCGCGCCAAGAAGGCACTGGCCGATGCGCGCGTGCCTTTCGAGGTTCCCCATGGCGTGGAACTGGCGCAGCGCCTCGCGTCGGTTCTGGAGGTGGTCTATCTGATCTTCAACGAGGGCTATGCCGCGACCGCCGGCCATGACTGGGTCCGGCCGGCGCTGTGCGAGGAGGCGATGCGGCTCGGCCGCATCCTGGCGGAGCGCGCGCCGCTGGAGCCGGAGGTGCATGGTCTCGTCGCCCTGATGGAATTGCAGGCCTCGCGATTGCGGGCGCGCCTCGGTCCCGATGGCGAGCCGATCCTGCTGCTCGACCAGAATCGCGCCCGCTGGGACCAGCTCTTGATCGGGCGTGGGCTCAAGGCGCTGGAGCGGGCGCAGAGGCTCGCCGGTGCTGCGCCCGGCCCTTACCTGCTGCAGGCTGCGTTGGCGGCCTGCCATGCCCGGGCGCGCACGGCCGAGGAAACGGATTGGCGCCGGATCGCTGCGCTCTATGCCGTGCTCGCCGCGATAAACCCGTCGCCGATCGTCGAGCTCAACCGGGCCGTCGCGGTCTCGATGGCGGAGGGGCCGGCGGCGGGGCTGGTGCTGGTCGAGGCGCTGGCCGACGAGCCGGCGCTGCGGGGGTACCATCTGCTGCCGAGCGTGCACGGGGATCTGCTGGCCAAGCTCGGCCGGCATGGCGAAGCGGCGGCGGCCTTCGACCGCGCGGCCTCCTTGACGCGCAACGCCAAGGAACGCGCGCTGCTGGAGGAGCGCGCCGCGACGGCGCGGGGCGCAGCGGCAACGGGCTAG
- a CDS encoding YgfZ/GcvT domain-containing protein, whose translation MSATRLVDRGVIRVSGEDARDFLQNLVTNDLDPVTPERAGYGALLTPQGKIICDFFIVALSHEDGGGFLLDVPLLQATDLMKRLKLYKLRAKVALDDLSEASAVIASTDGSPLPEDSGLVYADPRLPALGQRAITDRAGVEEIAADDTETYHARRIALGVPDGGRDFAYGDAFPHEALLDQLGGVSFKKGCYIGQEVVSRMQHRGTARTRIVPVVFTEGIVCETGAEATAGTKTLGRIGSGAKGRGLAMLRLDRVADALSEGLTLNGGGLAFVLAKPDFIHFPFPGEPDFGAAA comes from the coding sequence ATGTCCGCAACCCGATTGGTCGATCGCGGCGTCATCCGCGTCAGCGGCGAGGATGCCCGCGATTTCCTGCAGAACCTCGTGACCAACGATCTCGATCCGGTCACGCCGGAGCGAGCCGGCTACGGCGCGCTGCTGACACCGCAAGGCAAGATCATCTGCGACTTCTTCATCGTCGCGCTGTCACATGAGGATGGCGGCGGCTTCCTGCTCGACGTTCCGCTGCTCCAGGCCACTGATCTGATGAAACGCCTGAAACTCTACAAGCTGCGTGCCAAGGTCGCGCTCGACGATCTGAGCGAGGCCAGCGCCGTCATCGCCTCGACCGACGGCTCGCCCCTGCCGGAGGATTCGGGCCTCGTCTATGCCGATCCGCGCCTGCCCGCACTCGGCCAGCGCGCCATCACCGACCGCGCCGGTGTCGAGGAGATCGCAGCCGACGATACCGAGACCTATCATGCCAGGCGGATCGCCTTGGGCGTGCCCGATGGCGGCAGGGACTTCGCCTATGGCGACGCCTTCCCGCATGAAGCGCTGCTCGACCAGCTCGGCGGCGTCTCGTTCAAGAAGGGCTGCTATATCGGCCAGGAGGTCGTCTCGCGCATGCAGCATCGCGGCACGGCGCGCACCCGCATCGTGCCGGTGGTCTTCACCGAAGGGATCGTCTGCGAAACCGGGGCCGAGGCGACGGCCGGAACCAAGACGCTCGGGCGCATCGGCTCGGGCGCGAAGGGGCGCGGGCTTGCCATGCTCCGGCTCGACCGCGTCGCGGATGCGCTCTCCGAGGGCCTCACGCTCAATGGCGGCGGCCTCGCCTTCGTTCTGGCCAAACCCGATTTCATCCACTTCCCCTTCCCCGGCGAACCGGACTTCGGAGCAGCTGCATGA
- a CDS encoding LysR family transcriptional regulator has product MDLNELTTFTAVARSGGISAAAREIHTVQSNVTMRIKALEDEIGLALFERHSRGMALTEAGQRLLPYAERVLSLLREAKVAARDNAAEQGVLQLGSMETTAAIRLPPLLAAFHQACPAVRLSLQTGPTAQLVEGVLRREIDGAFVAGPIQHDEIAALPVFEEMLGLVTPAAIDDLDALRRSASTGLSVLTFRPGCSYRQRLEQVLARLGLPSYARLEFGTLDGILGCVAAGVGITLLPKAVFMQSAQRDALRWHAIDGDEGAVTTLFIRRRDAYESRALQRFLGLMRREPDDFRPDHKVIRSEI; this is encoded by the coding sequence ATGGATCTCAACGAACTGACCACTTTCACCGCCGTGGCGCGCTCCGGCGGCATCTCCGCGGCAGCGCGGGAAATCCATACGGTCCAGTCCAATGTCACGATGCGGATCAAGGCGCTCGAGGACGAGATCGGTCTTGCACTGTTCGAGCGCCACAGCCGTGGCATGGCGCTGACGGAAGCCGGCCAGCGCCTGCTGCCCTATGCCGAGCGCGTGCTCTCGCTGCTGCGGGAGGCGAAGGTCGCGGCGCGCGACAATGCCGCCGAGCAGGGCGTGCTGCAGCTCGGCTCGATGGAGACGACCGCCGCGATCCGCCTGCCGCCGCTGCTGGCGGCGTTCCACCAGGCCTGCCCCGCCGTGCGCCTGAGCCTCCAGACCGGGCCGACCGCACAGCTCGTCGAGGGCGTCCTGCGCCGCGAGATCGACGGCGCCTTCGTGGCCGGCCCGATCCAGCATGACGAGATCGCGGCCCTGCCGGTCTTCGAGGAGATGCTGGGGCTGGTGACGCCGGCGGCGATCGACGATCTCGACGCCCTCAGGCGCAGCGCCTCGACCGGGCTGAGCGTACTGACCTTCCGCCCCGGCTGCTCCTATCGCCAGCGCCTGGAACAGGTGCTGGCGCGCCTCGGGCTGCCCTCCTATGCCCGGCTCGAATTCGGCACGCTGGACGGCATTCTCGGCTGCGTCGCCGCCGGCGTCGGCATCACCTTGCTGCCCAAGGCGGTGTTCATGCAGTCGGCCCAGCGCGACGCTCTGCGCTGGCACGCCATCGACGGCGATGAAGGCGCCGTGACGACGCTCTTCATCCGCCGCCGCGACGCCTATGAGAGCCGCGCCTTGCAGCGCTTCCTCGGCCTCATGCGACGAGAGCCGGATGATTTCAGACCGGATCATAAAGTGATCCGGTCTGAAATCTGA
- a CDS encoding YfbR-like 5'-deoxynucleotidase yields MAKPPAPPRAWQRMLSGRRLDLLDPSPLDIEIEDIAHGLARVARWNGQTHGAHSFSVAQHSLLVEAIASHLNPDWSDAWRLMALLHDAPEYVIGDMISPFKVVMGDAYKSVELRLLTAIHLRFALPGTTPAVLKRKTKEADMVAAFFEATELAGFAREEALRFFGRPQALPRAVMAWLDPLDTETAQARFLARFAELSGA; encoded by the coding sequence ATGGCCAAGCCCCCCGCTCCGCCGCGCGCCTGGCAGCGCATGCTGTCGGGTCGCCGGCTCGATCTGCTCGACCCTTCCCCGCTCGACATCGAGATCGAGGACATCGCTCACGGCCTCGCCCGCGTCGCCCGCTGGAACGGCCAGACGCACGGCGCCCATTCCTTCTCGGTGGCGCAGCACAGCCTGCTGGTCGAGGCGATCGCCAGCCATCTCAACCCCGACTGGTCAGACGCCTGGCGCTTGATGGCCTTGCTGCACGACGCGCCGGAATACGTCATCGGCGACATGATCTCGCCCTTCAAGGTGGTGATGGGCGACGCCTATAAGAGCGTGGAACTGCGGTTGCTGACCGCGATCCATCTGCGCTTCGCCTTGCCGGGTACGACGCCGGCCGTGCTCAAGCGCAAGACCAAGGAGGCCGATATGGTCGCCGCCTTCTTCGAGGCGACGGAGCTTGCCGGTTTCGCGCGGGAGGAGGCGCTACGCTTCTTCGGCCGGCCCCAGGCGCTGCCGCGCGCGGTCATGGCCTGGCTCGACCCGCTCGACACCGAAACCGCCCAGGCCCGCTTCCTCGCGCGCTTTGCGGAGCTCTCCGGCGCCTGA